One Bacillus thermozeamaize genomic window, GCTTTTTTTTCGCGACCAAGAAAGCGGCCAAAACCTATACTCAGTTCTCGTTTCAGGATGGCGATTTTCTCGTCTTTGGCAAGGAGACGCAAGGGTTGCCGGAAGAGTTGCTGGCAGCGCACCCTGACACGTGCATGCGGCTGCCGATGACGGACAAGATCCGCTCTCTCAATCTGTCCAATGCGGTGGCGATCATTTTGTATGAGGCGCTGCGGCAAAACGGTTTTCCCGGAATGATCTGAGCCGGCAAAAGGGGCTGTCCCATCCGTTGACCACGTCGGGCAGCCCCTTTCCGGCGTTTCTTTTGAGATTAAAAATTCCAGGTTTTGTCCTCTTCGTATCCGGCCGTCAAAATGACGCCCAGCAAGAGAAAGCACACGAGAAGGATAATCGCGAATTTCATGCTCTCAACGCTCCTTTTTGTCATTCGTAAATTAGTATACCCCGAAAGCCCGCGGCACTTCAACCGGGCGCGATCACTCAGGTAAAATCTTACCGAAAGGATTGTGGATCGCTCACGTCAAAATCTTACTGAGGGGATGTGACGTGAGAATGTCTCTACAAAGCCGTCGCGAGTACTTACGCAAAATGCAGGAAC contains:
- a CDS encoding tRNA (cytosine(34)-2'-O)-methyltransferase TrmL, yielding MPFHIVLVEPEIPANTGNIARTCAGTGTILHLVRPLGFSTDDKMLKRAGLDYWHAVDIRYHDSFQELEEMYPDRRFFFATKKAAKTYTQFSFQDGDFLVFGKETQGLPEELLAAHPDTCMRLPMTDKIRSLNLSNAVAIILYEALRQNGFPGMI